Sequence from the Triplophysa rosa linkage group LG22, Trosa_1v2, whole genome shotgun sequence genome:
ATGACAGGGATTCAAAGGTTGCTGTAATTCATGTTTGAATGGCTGTGGATgtggcaaaaaaaatcacagaacaAACATTTCTCTGAATCGCTTGTTTACCGAAGAATGCAGAAGAATGCGATGTATAGGCCTCCATTTGCGGTCAGGAAAGATGTGGACTGAAGGATCTCAGGAACCAGCCTTTTCGTGTAATAATCCTTCTTTCTTCTTCTTAAAATGGCTGCGatctgaaacacacaaatgaaACTTCAAAGTTAAAGAAATTGACATTTAATCCCCCAGACAAACTCTTAACTCCACAGTTGATTTTAGTATATGTACTGAAATGGTTGGACAATTTATTTCATACTAAAATGCTTAGCGAAACATGCGCATTGAAAAAAAGTGCTACAGAAATAAAACTGATTTGAAATCGAATGCTTCACTGCTGTATTTCAATTCACTACTATTatttggaaaaacaaacaaacgacAGAACTTGCATcattaaattcttcaaaatgtatttttgaattTGGTGAAAGTTTTGATGTGAACTAGAGGGTAAAGATAGAAATACAAATTACCTGACAATTCTGTgacaatatataaatacacacggAGTTCACAAATACTACAGCTGTAACTCTTGCGCTATTGCATTACATCAAGACTAGATAACAGATCACTGCCATCTGGTACAACAGATCACTGCCATCAAAGCCTTGCCCTTGAGAGACTATGatacaatatttaattttcGCAAGAACTATGCCGTTATAAACTGCTGATAATGTAAGAACTGCAACAATTCAGACATTGCTCCACTAAAACGGCGGTTTTGCAATGAAAACTAATGATAAACCCAAATGATGCAACACTCCCTGTCTGATCTATGAACACTAACAGTCAGTTGTGCCGAAAAAGGTGGACCATGGATTGGGGTTACAAcataacaaacataaacaaattgGTCATTTAGTGTCTGGTTTGTACTTAAAAAGTCTTTAGCACACATATTTACAAAGACTGTGCCCCTGTAAAACCTTGCGGTTAGACGTGTGTTTCAATTTCAAAACTAAGGGgtcgatcagacagaacgcgttttTTGCTGCTCGCGCTATAATCCTTAACTGACAGGACATCTGTTTcggtggttacctagcaacatattGTGGTTACAAACGCTGccgctgctcttttcaaagagtcaaccAAAAGAGCAGCAAGGCacgcctcgcgttttcgaacagAAAAAGCATGTTCTGTGTGATCGTCCGCTAACTCTTGCTACGGTTACACCTGCCTTTACACTACTCCGGAGTTTTCAACCCCCGAAAACTGAGACTTTTCACTTTTGGAAACGCTGCAGACCCCGTTTTAGTTAGAAAACTCAGGGGTTGCGTTTCTGTGTAAACGGACATTTAAGAATACGCAGGCGTGGTTGCCAACATTCACTTACTGATTGGTTCGCCTGTATCATTGCGTTTGCTTCCCTGATTCGTTAAAGGCGCAGAAtttgatttacagcggccactagcggtgtattatagatttgcaacgaatcgctcagtccaaacacgacggtggccaaaATAGTACAAAaggatgtcgttctcatgttgacgcagggaagagatcatgcgggcattagaaagactgtagaaagagcgatgtcttatttattacacaaaataaaaggtttgtggattttaaatataaaggaaggctaaaagtcaggcaggagctaggacctgcgttaatattataaagtctttctagcagagacgcgttaggacccgcggtactaaggttTTTAGCAGAGATtctcatagatatctatggagatactttccagcagagagtcgttggagtgaaagatcgtcttaaaatcacccccgaggacgTTGCTTTGATtaggatcagtatgtgagtaacattggtttttctgtttgttaggaCCAAGATATGTTATTgttctaatattagctgtgtgacggagcagttttgagtgtcattgtttatctggaaccgctttaacaTTGTACTCGttcagatactggagagagagagagagagagagagagagagagagagagagggcgctaaaactgtagagagagagcgttttactctcttactcaatgatgaataaatgtacatttaatccgcgggtcacatgcgttccgaaccgcAGAGTACGATCCGAACAGATCACGGATCATCCGTGGAACCTGAtgctccaaatatggtaagcggcgttacatttccgtcacacgcttgcagtattcgaccaatcactacgcactggttaactggccaatcatagcacacctcgcttttcagaacgatgagctttgttaaaaatcagcgcgtttcagagaggcggggcaaagaggagatacaaacatgcacggtatgtgaaaaacacagtgggtttttttttttaccttaaatcgtgtatacacattacattacatccaAAACAATCTagaatattcgttttagccgtgtcatatgactcatTTAATGATTATCAAGGCATAAACAATAGACTATTCCACCAAGAACAACCCTTATGAAAAGTGTTAACTACAGCAACCATAGTTAATATAGTAAGTTAcaaaaatgtactgtgtttcACCACAATAACCATAGTTTATAACCACgacatttgtagtaaaactatgttAATATAATGATACTACAATAAAATAGGTACTGCAATTTTTACTACAATAAAACCACTAATAATTTTCCTAGGGAGATCCAAAGCCGAACAAGTTAAATATATTAAGAGCTAAAATAAACCCCAAACTGACAGTAACTGATTTGATCAGTTTAACGAAAGGCATCTTTATCAAACATCTCGCTAAGATCTAACGTTATATCTATGACTTCTGCTTTTGCAAAATGCCCAGTTTTGACTGACTAGCAAACGGTGTTTTAAATAGGATACTTTCGGTTTTATGAGAATGATTGTGCAAAAGAAACCAGGCAGTCTATTAATCACATTATATATCTACATGTTCAACGACCTTTCGTGACGTTTAACCTCATAATACGATACAGGACATGTGTTTTAATGCTAGAAAAAAGAAGCGTAAAGGGAGATGTTTGAGAGTAACGTTACTTGACAGCTGTATAATTTTAATCCAGCAGGATTTAAAAGAGCATTGTATCGGTCTATCTACCTGCTCCATGTCACCTTTAAACTAACAAATTCAAAACGTAACGGGATTAGAACATATATTAATCTaaatacacaacaaacacattaggcgtgttcgacttcatgaGGCGCTGCGCAGACGGAGCCTAATATGACATTACGGTACCGCGAGATCGGTTTGAAAACTGTACTGTTGTTGGATCCACACTCGCGATACTTCATGTCAAACTAATCGGTCTGCACAGCGCCGCATGCGGGCCCTTGCGCCGTGTTGCAAGACTCATGTAGCTGACTGGCTAACTCAGAACTTGCGCTTAGCAACGAACATTTTAACGAAATTACGCTCACCAAATACAGAGGTGCATATATCTTGAAGGAGACCTCCAGAGCTCCGGCTGTCACCTGCATGGTGGAAGTCGTACATGAGGTACTCCATGTGTGTCCAATCTCATAGCAGCTGTGCGGTATGGACTTGCTGAGAGCGGCCATGTTTATCGTCGCCTGAGTCCTGACCGCGGGAGCACGCATTCAGGGAGGAGGTCCTGGCTGCAGGATGCAGTACGGGGCGGTGCTACATATGGGGGCGGAGCTCCACGTGGCGCTCCTCCCCCACATGTAGCAGCGCCCCGTACTGCATCCTGCAGCCAGGTGTACTTGTGCATTCAGGAGCAATCCAGAATGACGCGCGCTCCCGGTGAGGGCGCATAACGGCATTTTTGTTTCCCCTCAATAAAATTACGGTGGTCAGGACAGTATGCTTTAAAATGCCATAATTACCACAATAACTAGTCGCcactaacaataataaaaatattacaaataattaatacatcaataataatagtaatatatttaatatatatcatttaatttatattagtaatatattttaaataacagtagtATCAAAGTTTAATCTTTGATATGTAGGCCTACATTAAGGTGACCAGACTCCCCCGTACTaggttttttgtgttctgtctcAGAATGGAGCTTTCTCCGGAAATGTCCCCATTTTACAGCACGTCCCAAACAACCAGCAACTACGCTGAAAAAGCGCTGCTGCAGTTTGAAGATGGCTTTTGTTgatgttaataatattttatcaattaattaatattaattattattattaataatttgtcattattcctATTGGTTAAAGTAACTGATTAAATATGCGTATTTGAAGACCATGCATATAAAAGACAATGCACATTTAATGATTAACTTAGCTTCGACTATCTAAAGAAGTACTGGATGCATTTCATTATTCTAAATTCTCCTGTATCAATGTTGTTTTCAGCTATGTTAAGACTACATCTGCTGAGCACTCTGATTAACATTGCAGTAACAGCTTGACATAAATTCAGCAATCCTGCTGTGTACAGCACTGAGAACTGCTTGTTTGGGgccaatttttacatttttgataaatcattttataataCATAAACCATTTTATTTGGATTAATTTGTCTATCTTTTATCAAATTTATGAATTGGTATAATTTGTATTTGTGCTGGTCAATTATAACAATAGTAAAACTGAGCTGCTAACCTTGAGGTGGGGCTGAGAGGCTCCTCTCCTAACATAGGTGATCTCACTTTTTATAAAATTTGACAGACCTGGTTAAGCAGCCAATTGTCTCTTATGGTACAAAGTTATTTTCTCAACTGActagaaattattttatttgacatttcagGTGACATAATTATGCAAAACACCATTATTACATTAATAATGATTGCTTAAAAGAAAAGAGTCAGCTGACAGCTAAAGTGCCTTTTATTGGGACCAGAAATAAAGAGCTCAAAGCCACTCAATCGTTAACATGAATGGCTTCtcctaaaaaaatacaaaagaatgGGGCTTGATATTAAATACACAACACTTGAAAAGCTAAGACAGTGAGGAACAGATGGAAGAACACACAGGTTAGTGACATCATTCATCTTCGTCCCAGTCCTTCTTTCCTTGTGGAGCTTTGGGTCCTCCAGCTGGCTTGGCCATGATGATCTGTGGGTAAATATGTGGATAGACatattcaaacacacacttaaagCATACGAGACAGTTAAAACTGTGATTTGGTGCAATGTTAGCAGTGCTCCGAGACAAAAAAAGTGCTTTTAGTGCATGCAGCATGCAAGTAAACCGTGCCAAAATATCCAAACAGTGAGCAATGTTAATGCTTTAGTATCGCTTTAGTTACGATACAACAGTCAAAATCCAACAAAAGCTCTTAAAGAATTGAAATGCAACTCTCAATTATCAAattttcgaattaaaaaccacAAGAAATTCCACTATCTAAACAAATTGTCAATATTACTAGTAAACTTTCCACAGTGTTCATGCAACACCCTCCATCACTCCAGTGGTTAAGCACTCCAAACCGTGGCATGTTTTTGGGCACCTTtgctatgtttttatttatcaatGATGCGTATCAAATTTGTCTGGCTCCTCTGCATAATCATCCTTGTCCCAGTGTCCTTGCTGTTTGGGGGCTTTGGGTCCCCCTGCTGGTTTTGCCATTATGATCTGGCATACACATATCACATCATAATCCAGAAAACATCTTGATGCAGTGCCTAAATTTGATACAATAAGGACAACtgcacaaatataaacaaataaatgtacaataaatgGCTAACCTGATCCACACGGAGGACTGTAATGGCAGCGTTTGTGGCCAATTTGATAGCCCAGTTTTTGACCAGATAAGGATCGAAGACACCAGCCTCCATCATGTCCTTCACAGCAGGTCCCTCTCCCTTAACAGAGTTCAATGTTCATCAATTATTTGACATCTCATGTCAACGGTTTACTGTAAAATTGTACTTCAGAGGCCTCACCTCAATGTCAAACCCTGCGTTCTTGTTGCCCTCGTGGTGAGCAGCGTACAGTTTGGAGATCAGCTCGTTGCCCTTCACACCAGAATTCTCTGCCAAAGCACGGGGAAGCACTTCAAACGCCTCGGCGTACTTCTTGATGGCGTACTGCTCCAGGCCTGGGCATGACTTTAGAAGAAATCAGAGCATCAACTGGAGTGCAAGTTCATATGAGCGACAAAATATAATGAAGTTTGTTACTTTCTTACCTCTCCATAGGAGGTTATGTGTTTAGCCAGCTCGATTTCTGTGGCACCTGCCCCTGGGCAAAGACGCTTGTCCtgagaaaaaaataacttaGTTAACATTATATTCTAACATTTTCTTAATCGTGTGCAGGTGGATTTGGAAGGAGGGAGGAGTTTTAAATAAGCCTGGACTCACCCTGACAAGGACTTTAAAGGTGTTGACTCCATCGTCAATGGCACGCTCAATATCATCCATCAGATTGTCTGTGGACCCACGAATCACCAAAGTAGCAATGGCACCATCCTCTTTATCTAAAAATGAGAAAGTATGTGTAAGCTGTTTGGATCCTAAAGGATTACATAATTATTTGTTTAGGAATATTTTAAAACCTCATTTTCTACAAAAGTCTCACCATGTTTAAAGACCACAACCTGAGTGTCTCCAACCTCTGACAGGTAAACACTATCACAGCGGCCCATCTCCTCTGGGGTCGGGGAAGTCTGTTTATtcagaataaaaacaacattgagACTGACATCAAGTGATTCTACACCAGGACCCAAGTCTGAAATGGTTAAAAAAAAGCCAAACTTACTAGTCTGGGCAATGCAGTGGCTCCTACAGTTTTGCATAGTCGTCTAAGGTCCCATTTTGAGTTTAGccttagtaaaaaaaaaaaaatacaaagcatgTATAAACATCAGATATTTgctcggtttcacagacaagtctTAAGACTAATACCACACTAAAAttaaagtttgagctgtcttaactgaaaataaattgccctgacatatcttaaaatatgtcattgccattgttttgtctcaagatgcacaccagtaatgtttttatcaatggcattttaataaaagcgaatTAAATATGCTAATTTGACAAAGGCATAGTCcgggcttaagctaagccttgaaAACCTGGCCATTATGTtctgtttgttctgtttttcaactgtacaaaacaaaaatcagtaACGAATTGTTTATGGCGAGGGAGTGCAAACAGGAAATGATGTCACTCACCTGACTACCATAAGCTTGTACTTGTTGGCGTAATGAAGGGCCATGTCAGCAACTTTGCCCCCAGTAACAACCACAGTGGCCCCAGAATCAGCGATAGACTTGACCTGGGCCTCCATCTGGTCCTCCTCTCCTTTGCTGAAATTCATCAGCTCCTCTGCATTCTTGATAAGTACTGTGCCCTGTGACACATCGGACAGAAACAACTTAAGAAAACCAAATAGATATattccaaataaaaacaatgcattttattgCTGCAGTGTGCAACCTATGGGTCATATTTGTCAATTACAAAAGATCTGCTAGTAATTTAGGCAAATATCAAGGCCAACACAATACAGATATATAATCTAGCATGAAATATGTTTACATAGTTTTTAAATGAGCATTTTTCTACCTTTGTTTCAGTAGCCATGCAGTCAAACGGACAGGAGAACACCGCTATCTTTGCATCTTTGACTGATGTGACGTCTCCCTCCAACTCCTTCTTAAATACCATCCCGTGAAGCATTGTAGAAGAGTTCAGACCACAACcctacacaaaaaaagaaaatagctGGACCGGCTCCATCCTACTATTTCGACATATTCAggtaatttactttttatacttACCAAAATCTTGCACACTCTGACATTATCAACGTTGAAATTGCCGGACTCAGGGAAGATGGAGACTacaaaaagaaatacatttcatcCTGTTAAAAAGGCCAGTAACACACAAAAGTCCTAAGAATATCATCACTTAATTACATGAAAGTTGCTTAAACCAAAAAAAGCCACGTTAATATTTACAGCCTTGGACTGAACACATTATAATTGtgagagaacacaaaagaatttaAATTCAGATTTTACCGCAAGCTTGTGCAATAAGGTCGGCCAGGAAATCCTCATTGCCGTACTGTTTGCTCATGACAGCTGAGAGGATCATCGCCTTGGCCTCGTCCAGATCGTGCAGGTTTTTAACCGAAGAGCAAACGCAATCAGGCAGAATCTCAAGAGTTTTCTTACATGCCATCTCATATCCCTCAATCACCTGCATAATTAATCAACAATCATCAAATCATACATTTATAACACAGGAAACAGAAAAGAATTTAAAAAGACAGCAAAAGATAATGAAGCACTCCTCGGGTATACTTATAACAACGTTATGAATTAAGTCATGCATAAATTTAATACAAACATCCATCTCCTACGTAGAGCTGCTGTTTACTGACCTCTGACACAGACAGGCCCATCCTCAGCAGTTCTTCTGCCAGCTCCAAGAGAGCACCAGCAAACACCAGCACAAAGTTTGTCCCATCACCAACCTCCTGCTCTTGCATGTGTGATGCCATCACAATCATTCTAGCTGCTGGGTGCTGAACCTGTACAACAACAGAAACACACTTTTAGTGGAAACGCTCTTTGGAAATTATGCAAGCCTATTCATGTCATCATGAATGTGCTGAAGACAACAATACTGGATTTCTATAATGCTTATGATTACCTCCAGCTCTCTGAGAATGGTGGCAGCGTCGTTTGTAACAAAGAGTTTCTCCAGATGGTTGATGACCATTTTGTTCATACCTGTGAAAACGTATACATTTTAGCATCAACCGTTGTCACAAAAAGATATAGTTTACAATGGGAGAAAGTGTATGACTTACCATTGGGCCCATATGCAGTTCTTGTGGTCTGTGCTAGTTCTTTGCAAGCCTGGATATTTCTGTAAACTGCCTCTTCAAGACCAGAATAGTGCTGAATGAAGAAAAGGATAATGAGTTGTTATTGtgaaacaaatgcatttttattttgtgagcAATTAATCTTTCTTCAGATAATAGAAAATATTCCgtcaaaatattattaaatatatacgcTTCATACAATCAAATATCAACATAGCAGAGATTCAGTGGATTCATGTGGCACAGCTTGCATCtttcatttttgtccatttatCATCTCCGTCAAAGTCTTTTATAAAAGATGTGTTGCTGCGattttacacaaataaaatggATAAGTTGTCAATGCAGTGGGACGTCAGATGGACAATTTCTGCCTGTCAGTAACAGTGCTGTGCCGGTAGGCGCACATGTCTTCAGCTAACATGCTAACTTCATTCACCCATCCCTTTCTGACGAAAATCACTTGCCGTCAAAAGCCAGGGCACGCTTTCTATAAATACGCAATAATAATTGCGATCTTTCTAACtgttaaaacaattatttctcAGCCAATTACAAAAGCATAATGGGTTTAACCTGCAACTAACGTTACATGGACCAGAAGGCCCATGTTCTAGAAAACTCTATATGAACTTACTGGGTGTTCCGTGAAATAACACAGCAGAATCAAACATTTATTCAACAGCCGTACCTTCGCACCATCCTTTAACATCTGAGCAAAGCCCGGTGCTTTGGGGACGTGAAGAGCCATTTTGAGCAGATATTGTGGATATCAAATTGAGGCTGCGATGACACTGCAGCGCTCAGAAAGCATGCAGCAGCTAAGAAAGAACAGACGTGACTGTGGAGAGAACAGATGCACGGATTGCTGGAGACAGGAGAAAAGAGTCAAGCGCCGAATGAGTCGATCGACCTCCACCCCATGAGAAAAGACATTTCAtgttttgcatttgtgtttgggatagtgtttttaaaatattttaaaaccgaATGATTAACAGTAACGGGTTATGTACAtatatttgacattttctttttataaatGAGTACTGGAAAAAAATATGCGTGTTTTTGGAGTAGCCTAATGCGTTTTTATCGTGTACTGagcaatttaatttaaatagtattgaacaaaaaatatggaaaataaaattaaacaaaatcataataaaatgtcttaatatgcttttatatgtatgttttatatttatgtatgtatgtaaaaaatactttaataaaatctaataaaattGTTAAACCATTTTATTCTTgttaaaatgtacatgtttgtTATGTACGCTACgttattgtttatatataaattaattcaTGTGTGACTTCCGAGTTCTATTGAGCAATTTCATGTTTGAATGACGCCAAAACAATATTTCCTTCTAAAAACATAAACCCTTTCCAGGGCTCAAAGACAGGGACGTAAACCAGTGAGgacacaattattatcaatgtAAAAACCTATGCATTGTTCAAGTTAATGTCTGGGTCACTCAAAGCTGATTGGAGAGATGCACATTGTTCTCACGCAAAGTCATGTCATCTGGGCCATTTAATTGGCGTCCGGCTGGCACACACAGAAACAGTGTTCCACTTGAGTTGAAGAGCTGTGATTTCTTTAGCTTTGTTTCGTAAATCTCCTTTTGGCTTCTCTGTGTACACTACGAGGATTAATATCGAGACTTTTTTAGAGTATAAACGCGGTGCAGAAGATCTACACGAGTGTCAATGGGGCGCCTGTAGCGACTCCTTTCGAGCGCGTGATTTGACACTTTTCTATAAATACGTTTCGATTGGCAGGTAAAGTTTTTCACTCATATAATCATATGCAACTatgatgttatttatttattttttaatctcgACGTTGCACATGTTACAATTGTCTCCTTATCTTTTGGAACATGAGACAATGACATTATGTTTAGGCTTGTGTAGCTTATGGGCAGTTTACATTTTAGCTATAtatcatacaaataaaaaatcattatgAATTaagtgctttttattttttgttgttgtttttaaaagtattGCTGTGTTGCATGTTTATTTAGGCTGCTCAAAATAATGTTATAAACAACACTGAGATTACTGCAGACACTGCAGCCCCATGATGAAACCTATCACATTTTGTATCCtggtgaatgtgtgtgtaaGAAATAAGATGTACACTAAATGCTTTTCAATCTGTGTTTCCTCCTCAGGAATAAATGATCACCTCAACAAGACGAGTCTCTGCAGCTAAACCTGAAGTACAAATAGCGTTCAGCCTCAAAGAAACCCCAGGTAACATATCTACTCTGACAGAAGTGATGATCTAGATTTTCAGTTTACACAGTTGTGACAGAGACTGTGATTGAGAGACTAAAATAGGTTAGGAAGATGCATGACTTCTACTAAAATGGCAACCAACAAAAGCCACCCAAAGCCTCTCGTGGGGGATCAATTCAACTTCTGCCATCCTTTTCAGAGAAGCAGGTGCCCCTCTATTTTAGTTCATCTCTGGCATCTTAAAAACAAGATATCTACCTAGCCACAAAGTCAACAGCACTGTCAAAGTGTTTTACAGCTATTCATGCAAATGCTTTGATGGCAGCTGCTGCCGGGACATTGCAGCATCAGGTTTCCTTTTTAATACCTCATTGCTGCATGATTCATTCATTTGCTTTTAGAACACAGGCCTAAATTTAAAAGCATTTCATACTACACGCTTTGTTGCTGGTTTGTCCTGTcatcttttgtgtgttttctgagTCTTGAATTCAAAGATGGAactagatatacagtatatcaatgcacatttttttgtccatacTTGTGTAGCCCCATGTGTAATAAACAGCCACTGGTGTGCcaaaaatataatgaatgttttattaaagtatgGTTTTACCACAATTTTACTGCAAATATCACGCTCAACAATgctaaatttgtggttactatggttttacttcAAATACCACAGTTAATTATTATACCACTTATGTTAttcaaatattactgtatatatttgtcaaacaaaccTCGTGGCCCCATCTTCTGACATGACCAGTCACTGGCGTGCATACAATCAGCCAAAATAACACGAAACTGTCACGTTCACCCCCACCGGCCACATACTGCGGGCATTACATGAGATTCCTTATTTGAGTAATGGGCCTATCAGGTTTAAGATAAGATCATGTACCAATTtcgtgtatatacatatatatatatatatactgtatttatatatcgCTTAATTGGCCTTCTGGCTGAAGCGTGACTGTAAACAGTCCTCTTTTAGCTGATTGCATCAGAGGATTCCCAGCATGAGTGGAGTGAGCCCCACTTGGACATAGCTGGCATGGCGGGAACCAGTGCAGACAAGCTGTCTGTCAGAGTGCTCATTAAAGTCAAGCCATTATGAAGAATCTGGCCGATAGTTACTTTCAATCTGTCCATTTAGGATTATGGAGTCCACGGCCTAACAGGTGGTGTTTGAATTAGGCTTTTTGTCCTGATCTGGGACCAGTTTTTTAGGTCTCTCGTGTGATGCCCACGGTTTGTTTATGCCGGAGAGGCTGGACCTAAATCAGTATACATATCTAACATGATAACAGACAGTAGATATGGTGTCATTGTGGTGCAATTTGAGATGTTGTATGGTTGGGTTGATTAGATGGATGTAGATGTCATCATGAAGAACTCAAACATTAGTATTCACATACCAGACATGTTGACCTGGCTTTATTTTCCTCTCAGAGTTGAAAGATGCAGAAGATCCCCTTCCATCTTTTCCTGACCTTGAGCAACGTCTGCAGGTAAAGGTTATTAATAATCTCTTAAAACAATACTTTAGTCCTCCTGGAGTACTTAGCAAGTATGCTGGGTGACTGATGTTCATTATGATTTTAGCTAGGTTGATTTAAGTCTACAAGCTGGTGGCACAACATCCAGCAAGGTTAAAATTATTGTTAAGTTTGACTTATGGCCTTGACAGTGACCAATGAGCTTCTGTGCATATTGAAGCCATTGTCCTCTGATCTGTCCCAAACTTTTCCTTTACAGATTCAAAGCCATATACTTTACACGGAAAACAGTTGTTGTCCATGAATTATAAAAGCACACTGTAAGCATATACGAAAATGACTTGTATGATTGAAAGAATTATTATATGCTGAAACAGTTTGCCTTTATTTTGTTCTAttctttattgttattatatatCGCTCTATTTTGATACAATTCCATTTTATTTACCACTTTACCCAATGTCAGACTGATTCAAAGCAActtcacaaaatattttctttgcaaTGTTTTTAAGCTCTCAAATCAAAGATATTTC
This genomic interval carries:
- the cct8 gene encoding T-complex protein 1 subunit theta isoform X2 gives rise to the protein MALHVPKAPGFAQMLKDGAKHYSGLEEAVYRNIQACKELAQTTRTAYGPNGMNKMVINHLEKLFVTNDAATILRELEVQHPAARMIVMASHMQEQEVGDGTNFVLVFAGALLELAEELLRMGLSVSEVIEGYEMACKKTLEILPDCVCSSVKNLHDLDEAKAMILSAVMSKQYGNEDFLADLIAQACVSIFPESGNFNVDNVRVCKILGCGLNSSTMLHGMVFKKELEGDVTSVKDAKIAVFSCPFDCMATETKGTVLIKNAEELMNFSKGEEDQMEAQVKSIADSGATVVVTGGKVADMALHYANKYKLMVVRLNSKWDLRRLCKTVGATALPRLTSPTPEEMGRCDSVYLSEVGDTQVVVFKHDKEDGAIATLVIRGSTDNLMDDIERAIDDGVNTFKVLVRDKRLCPGAGATEIELAKHITSYGESCPGLEQYAIKKYAEAFEVLPRALAENSGVKGNELISKLYAAHHEGNKNAGFDIEGEGPAVKDMMEAGVFDPYLVKNWAIKLATNAAITVLRVDQIIMAKPAGGPKAPQGKKDWDEDE
- the cct8 gene encoding T-complex protein 1 subunit theta isoform X1 translates to MALHVPKAPGFAQMLKDGAKHYSGLEEAVYRNIQACKELAQTTRTAYGPNGMNKMVINHLEKLFVTNDAATILRELEVQHPAARMIVMASHMQEQEVGDGTNFVLVFAGALLELAEELLRMGLSVSEVIEGYEMACKKTLEILPDCVCSSVKNLHDLDEAKAMILSAVMSKQYGNEDFLADLIAQACVSIFPESGNFNVDNVRVCKILGCGLNSSTMLHGMVFKKELEGDVTSVKDAKIAVFSCPFDCMATETKGTVLIKNAEELMNFSKGEEDQMEAQVKSIADSGATVVVTGGKVADMALHYANKYKLMVVRLNSKWDLRRLCKTVGATALPRLTSPTPEEMGRCDSVYLSEVGDTQVVVFKHDKEDGAIATLVIRGSTDNLMDDIERAIDDGVNTFKVLVRDKRLCPGAGATEIELAKHITSYGESCPGLEQYAIKKYAEAFEVLPRALAENSGVKGNELISKLYAAHHEGNKNAGFDIEGEGPAVKDMMEAGVFDPYLVKNWAIKLATNAAITVLRVDQIIMAKPAGGPKAPKQQGHWDKDDYAEEPDKFDTHH